The following DNA comes from Neovison vison isolate M4711 chromosome 13, ASM_NN_V1, whole genome shotgun sequence.
ACACACTGCTGTAGGATGGCAGTGCAGGGCTGGGGctctgcttcttctctttctggtgCCCTCTGTCGTCATGAGGCTGTGAGAGCCTGGGCACCAAGGCCAGGGCAGGAGCTGGCGTGGGGCCCGCGGGGGCCGTCGTGGTAGGAGGCTGCCTGGCCCAGCGGATCCCGGGCTCCTTCCCTGCTCAAGGCGGGCGGCACGAGGGCCGCCGGCAACAGGCCATTTGTGGTGGTGACGTGACATCTGGCCGCGGATGCCGTCTAGGGGCAGGTGGCAGGCGTGGCTCTGAGTGGCAGCTGTCGGGCCCATGCAGGGCTGCGTGtgcgcagagaggcaggcaggggtgggccGGGCGTCCTGCCGCTCAGGCCGGAGTGGCCTCTGGCCATTCCACACGACCGGCCGTGCGCTGAGCTGGCCGCCTTCTTGCGCCGTCCTCAGCACGGCTTCAGCAGCAGGGGCCGTCTCGGGAGGGCCCGGGAGGGGGACGCGCGGTGGCGAAGGGAGTCAGGGCTGTGGCTTTCAGCGCGGCCCAGCCCCTTGGCAGCAGAGGCTTGGTGGTCTTTCTGAGCGCTGGCGGCGCCCTTCTCTTAGATAATGTCCGAGTTTTCCTTACATACCTGTAgctgtttttacttttctgtttttgaagtCAGTTTGTGTCTTGACGTGTCCCTTGCAATATCCCTATCGTTATATATGCTGTGTGCCTTATGAAATGCTGGGatctggaaaatccaaccaaccAACCCGCCGGCTCCTCACCGTCTCCACCTCTGCCTTTGACTGACACCTCAATCTGTCAATCGGAACCGCCTACCATGCGATGGGTCGGATGGCGTTTCGGGGGGCGGTGCATGCAGAGAAGCCAACAGAGCAGTAAGCGCAGCAGCCGGAGTGTGGAAGATGACAAGGAGGGCCACCTGGTGTGTCGGACCGGCGATTGGCTCCAGGAGCGATGTACAGCCACCTTTCGTAAAACTTTACCTCTCTACTTCCTCCCCCCTGTTAGACGAGACCTCTCCTGCCCGGAGGGGCCTCTAGTGCGCGTGGCGCCTTAGCGGGGCCACCAGTAATTGCCTGAATGACGCAGACGCTAGCAACTTCTGTTTTTAAGAGTGTAGCCGTGAGAGAgaaaccttttttgtttttgagaatttgAATGCTGTGAACTTGCAGGAGCTGCcggctctctgccctgcaggcCCTCATGCcctgcttcttttctctcctaGATGAGATCGTGGGGAACTTGGGCGAAGGCACGTTCGGCAAGGTGGTGGAGTGCTTGGACCACGCCCGGTGAGCGGCTCTGCGCGGTGGGCGGAGGGCGTCCGAGCGGGCTCATGGCAGGGGGCCGGCCTGCAAGTGCTGAGCTTCTGCTGATCCCCTGAGATAGGGAGCCGTCCCGGGGTTCCACAGCCAGGTGGCCTCCCTGCCCACGAACTGCTGGCTGGCGAGGGGTGCAGCTCTGGTGGCCCTTTGGCCCCAGGACTTGGTGGTGGCTGTCGGCACATGGCCAAGGCCCTGGCCCTTCTGTGGTTTGGGCCCGCTTCCTGCCATCTTTTGTCAGGTTGGGGCTGGGAGGCGGGTTGGGAATACTGCAGAGCCCAGCCTGAACAACCCCTCCCTGGCTTGGGAGGTCTGTCTGAGAGGTTGGCCACCCCGCTGCCCACCCTGCTGGCCAACTCCCTTTGGACCCCCTAAACACAGTGCATGGCTGGGTTGAGAGGAAccaggctcaggctctctcaCCCTGCTGGCTGCTGCCCTCTCCCACATGGCCAGGCTGGACTGCGCGTCCCTCTGGGTGCATGCAGGTAGAACGGGGCTCCTCTGGTGTGTGTTTGGGGGCTTCTGGGATCCCTGCTGCCTTCCAGGCTGTGCAGTGAAACACTTCTGTTCCCTCGCCATTCTAGCAGACCAGAACTTGTGCCCCTCTGCCTTAGGCTGGGAGGCCACCTCCCGGGAGCCCGCTGCCTCTCCTCTGAGGGTATTCTCATTGGTCTGATGCCTTAGCTACCAGGTGCCCTGTCTCTCCTGTCCCACTGAGCCATGTGCTGCCCATCATGACCTTCCCACTGTGCTCGGGGTGAAGAGATAGGACCCATGCTCCCCTGGCACCGGGCCACCATGGTACTGGGCACTCAGAAAGGACAGTTAGACCTAGCCATCCAGCTGGTTAAGGTAGTGACAGTGACTGACAGGAAATCttcctgggctcccagctcccatTTAAACACCCCtcaggtgctcgcttcggcagcacatatactaaacacCCCTCAGACCCAGTGTGGCCCCCGAGGTTAGGGCTGGGGCTGGTGGGCATAGGGACGGACATGTAGATCATATTGGGACCTGAAGGTGGGAGGCAGACCGGCGAGCTGTGACACGTGGGGGCAGCTAAGCTGTCTGGGccatacccccccaccccccaccccgagtaGGTGGAGGGGAAATGAGTCTCTGAAATCACTAAGGGGCAGCCACAATGCCTGGGGGACTTTTAGGGGATCCAAAGGTAGTTGGCCAGCAGGGTGGTAATGAGGGGGGTAAATTGACTTCGGCCAAAGGAAGGGCCTGATCCCCAGCGCCATCCAGCCCAGGCCGTGGCTGCCTGCGGGAGCTGAGAGCTCTCTGCGGAAGGTGAGAATGCCACTGAGGGATCCTGCCCTAGGAGCCTGGAGTGAGCAGCCTTTCCTCTGAGGTCTTTCTCTGCCCTGAAAATCTGGGAAAGTGGGATAGGGAGAGAAAAACAGGTTATTTTCCAGAAGATGCCACATTCTTGTGGGCCAGTGCCATCTCACTCCCGTTCCCCCCCGGGCTTCTGAAGTCTGGCTGGCCCTTCCCGCTGGCCACTGGGCCTGGTATTCGAACCTCAGCgtggtccctgctctgtgggcaTCCTACAGGCAGGCTGTGGGGCGGGGCTGGCGGATGGAAAGCACAGAGCAGGGATGGGATTCTTCAAATCCTTACTAGACCCTGAAGAGGCCTCCTAGCACTCGGGGGTCTCCGAGAAACGCTGTGGCTGGTTGGTTGGCAGGCGGCTAGAGGGAGTGTAGTAAAGGGAGCAACCCAGGAACGCCCAGCGAGAAGACCCTACTGCTGGCACCCTTACCCTCTTGCCAGAGCTTTGTCTCATCCTGGAACCCCCACCCCAGGTGGAGCCATTTGCCCAGACCTGGAGATGTGCTTTAGGAAGGTCAGGAGGTGCTGTAGGAAGGTTCTAGCTGGGATGGCCTGGCCAGGGTCAGGGCTGGCTGGCCTGCAGGTCAGGTTCCTGAGGGAGCTGGTGTTGGTGCCGGCCGGCAGGCTGGGCCTCTACTCCTTTGCCTGCTGTCTGGGGAGCTAGCAGCGGCTGGCATCAGCAAAGTCCAGGCTGGTCCTGATGCACTAACTCACAGATGCCACGGGAGctggcagggcggggtggggggggcgttgCCTGGGGACAGGATAGAGGCCAGGCGTCTGCGCCCTCTGAAGCAGGTCCTGTTCCTGGAGTCCTGAGCACAGTTTGCCAGGAGCTGCGAGATTGGGGTGGagggcggggggcagggaagggctaGGGCACTTCTGAGAACCTCTGCTTCTTTCCTGGCTCCCAGAGGGAAGTCTCAGGTGGCCCTGAAGATCATTCGCAACGTGGGCAAGTACCGGGAGGCCGCCCGGCTAGAAATCAACGTTCTCAAAAAAATCAAGGAGAAGGACAAAGAGAACAAGTTGTGAGTGTCTCAGGGAACGAGAGGGAAGCTTTCGGTGGGGACGGTGTCTGCTCCGGCTGCAGTTGCCCGGACCCCCGGCGGAGCCATGGCCCGTCACCCAGTTGGCGTGCAGAGCAGCGCGCCCAGGCCCTGTGAGTCCCGCTGGAGGGGCCCTGGGGTCGCAGTGCAGGCTCCACCCCAAGGGTTCTGTGCTCTGAGGCGGCCTCCTGGGCCCGCTTCCATAAGTGAGGGCCTCGTGGGTCACAGCGGGGGTTAGACCAGATGCAGCCCCTCAGCTGCTGCAGCGCTTACACAGTCGGAGGGCTCCGAAGTCGAGCCACCCCGATGCACCCACACTGAACATTTCCTCCAGCCCGGTGCTGAGCCCCGCAGACTCGGGAAGCTCAGTTAAGGGAGCTGGAGAACGGCAGGCACAATTCCATCTCTTTCCGAGGTGCAGGGATTATGGCCATGTCTTAAGTAGACAGGGCAGGATGCCTTGTACCAGAACTTTCCCTGTGGCAGTAGGAAGTTTAGTCCTTGCCCTGAGCTGATCAGGGTGGTCTCTGATGGGAGACATGCTCTTTGTAATTGAGGGTTTTTCTTTATGGCCATGGGTGACCCagtggcctgggggtggggaccgGCAGAAActgagcccccacccccccgcatcTTCTCCTCCAGCCTGTGTGTCTTGATGTCCGACTGGTTCAACTTCCATGGGCACATGTGCATCGCCTTTGAGCTCCTAGGCAAGAACACCTTTGAGTTCCTGAAGGAGAATAACTTCCAGCCTTACCCCCTGCCGCACGTGCGGCACATGGCCTACCAGCTCTGCCACGCCCTCCGATGTAAGTGTCCATGCCCGCGCCTGGTGGCCTCCTGCTCCCCCGCTCACACCAGTGCACTACCAACCATCATGCCCGGCCCCAGAGGCACTGGGTCCCCTTTGGCTGAAAGGCCTTCAGGGAGGACtgttggggaggaaggagaggcttATTTTCCCTCCAgggggcccctgagcccacctatGCCACAGGCACTCAGGAAGAAAGATCTTCCCCCTGTCCCTCTTGCCATCCTACGGAGGATGGGAAGGCTGAAGCCTGACTGTGGATTCCAGCCCCAGGCACTGCCCGCACAGACGCCCTTCGTCTGACCACCCTTCCCATCTGCCCGCCGGCCTCTCAGAGCTGCTTTTGGTGGTGTGGGGCTTTCAGAGGTGCCCTGCACCATAGGGCATGGTGGTCCACACAGGACAAAGGCTCCTTAGGGAGGAGCCTAGATCTAGGCTGTTCGGGTCTACACAgatggtgggggggcggggaggcccgGGGGCCCCAGACCCCGGCATGTGCTGAAACTCCCTCTGAGGAAGCAGGGCCCAGGCTGGAGAGAGGTGGGTCACCCTACGGGCCGGGTCTTGACCACCAGCTGGGAGCGTGGAGTCAGAAGGTGCTAACTGGGTGCCAGCATTGATGGGACAGGAGCTGGAAGGAGAAGGTAGAGGTCTCTTCCCAGGCTGAGGGATGGGAAGAGGTAGGGCCGGCCTCAGGTTGTTTCAGGGGCGGCCCTGTGGTTATTCATTGTTCACTCGGTGCCAACTTAACATTCTTTGTGACTCCTGAGTGAGGGGACCTGCGTGTTCATCTTGTCCCTGGCCTGCAAACCATGCAGCTGGTGCTGGGGAGAAGGAGCCCCCAGGCTGATGCTGCAGCCTCGGCCAGAAACcggctgaggaggaggagggaggtttTCTATACTGGTTGGGAAGAGTGTCCCCGCCCCCTTGTGAAGTATCGGAACTGGCCACGGTCCCAAGCACCGAGCACTCAAGAGGGGAGCCAGCATGGAGGCAGAGTCCGCTGTGCCCCCTGCagaggctggggggaggagggtggccGAGAGACCAGCTGTGGGGTTGCAGTCTCGTCTCGCACCGGCAGTGGGGTCCGAGAAGCAGCCAGGGTTCTCAAGGTTGTTTCCTGCTTCCCCAGTTCTACATGAAAACCAACTGACCCACACAGACTTGAAGCCAGAGAACATCTTGTTTGTGAATTCAGAGTTTGAAACTCTCTACAATGAGCACAAGGTAGGGGTCGGGAGAGGGCAAGGCCGTGCTCTGTGGTAGGTCACCCACTGGGACCTGCCTGCAGGCTCCTGACCTGCACGCCCTCCTTGCCTCAGAGCTGTGAGGAGAAGGCAGTGAAGAACACCAGCATCCGAGTGGCTGACTTCGGCAGTGCCACCTTTGACCACGAGCACCACACGACCATTGTGGCCACCCGTCACTACCGTCCACCTGAGGTGATCCTTGGTGAGTGACTGGCTAGCCCCCAGCCCCTGATAAAGAGGACCATTGTTGGGAGGGGAGGACTAGGGGCGGGGATGTGCCTGCCCCCAGGGGCCGATGTCCCTGTGGCGGCTCACTTGGCCTTACCTGAGAAGGGGCCTTCTGTTGGGGTTTGGGCTAAGGTCCTGCCCACCACAGTGGCAGCTGTCCTTTGACAtctgggctgggagcagggggcTGAGTGTCACAGTCTCCTCCCATGTTGGTTTTCAGAGCTGGGCTGGGCACAGCCCTGCGATGTCTGGAGCATTGGCTGCATTCTCTTCGAGTACTACCGGGGTTTCACACTCTTCCAGGTAAGGCCTCCTGCATCACGGGGCTCGCCTGAGCACTGCTCCTTGGGCAGGCTGCAGGGGCTGGCGTGGGAGAGCCCTGTGACCACCCCACGTCAGCACGCTGGAACACTCAGGCTCCTGAGGTCGAGGAGTGGAGCGCCCAGGGATTCTCGTACTTGGCCTCAGCGCGGAGGACCATAGCAAGAGGAGTGAGCATTTGAGGCAGGAGCACagcctgagggaggagggggcagagaggggcTGCAATGGGGCATGTTTTGGAAGGAGTGAGGAAGTCATTGGAGAGGTGTGCGGTGATGGTTAAATCCACCTGAAAGGCTAAGGAGAGTGAACTTGACCTTGAGAGAACGGTCTGGCAGGCTGCCACCATGTCAGAGGCCGGGATTACTATTCACCTGGTGGGTTCACATCTCTTGGGGCAAGGAAAGCACCTGCCCATCTTTTTGGGTCCCTTATTTTTTTGAGGGGGCAGAGGCTGGTACTGACTCCTGCTTGCTCTATCCCTGACCTTCCAATAGACCCACGAAAACCGAGAACATTTGGTGATGATGGAGAAGATCCTAGGGCCCATCCCCTCACACATGATCCACCGTACCAGGTAAGCAGCCCTGGGGA
Coding sequences within:
- the CLK3 gene encoding dual specificity protein kinase CLK3 isoform X1, whose product is MHHCKRYRSPEPDPYLSYRWKRRRSYSREHEGRLRYPSRREPPPRRSRSRSHDRLPYQRRYRERRDSDTYRCEERSPSFGEDCYGSSRSHHRRRSRDREPYRPRKHAHHCHKRRTRSCSSASSRSQQSSKRSSRSVEDDKEGHLVCRTGDWLQERYEIVGNLGEGTFGKVVECLDHARGKSQVALKIIRNVGKYREAARLEINVLKKIKEKDKENKFLCVLMSDWFNFHGHMCIAFELLGKNTFEFLKENNFQPYPLPHVRHMAYQLCHALRFLHENQLTHTDLKPENILFVNSEFETLYNEHKSCEEKAVKNTSIRVADFGSATFDHEHHTTIVATRHYRPPEVILELGWAQPCDVWSIGCILFEYYRGFTLFQTHENREHLVMMEKILGPIPSHMIHRTRKQKYFYKGGLVWDENSSDGRYVKENCKPLKSYMLEDALEHVQLFDLMRKMLEFDPAQRITLAEALLHPFFAGLTPEERSFHTSRNPSR
- the CLK3 gene encoding dual specificity protein kinase CLK3 isoform X2, translating into MSDWFNFHGHMCIAFELLGKNTFEFLKENNFQPYPLPHVRHMAYQLCHALRFLHENQLTHTDLKPENILFVNSEFETLYNEHKSCEEKAVKNTSIRVADFGSATFDHEHHTTIVATRHYRPPEVILELGWAQPCDVWSIGCILFEYYRGFTLFQTHENREHLVMMEKILGPIPSHMIHRTRKQKYFYKGGLVWDENSSDGRYVKENCKPLKSYMLEDALEHVQLFDLMRKMLEFDPAQRITLAEALLHPFFAGLTPEERSFHTSRNPSR
- the CLK3 gene encoding dual specificity protein kinase CLK3 isoform X3, which produces MHHCKRYRSPEPDPYLSYRWKRRRSYSREHEGRLRYPSRREPPPRRSRSRSHDRLPYQRRYRERRDSDTYRCEERSPSFGEDCYGSSRSHHRRRSRDREPYRPRKHAHHCHKRRTRSCSSASSVSGGRGVLAGARVPCNIPIVIYAVCLMKCWDLENPTNQPAGSSPSPPLPLTDTSICQSEPPTMRWVGWRFGGRCMQRSQQSSKRSSRSVEDDKEGHLVCRTGDWLQERYEIVGNLGEGTFGKVVECLDHARGKSQVALKIIRNVGKYREAARLEINVLKKIKEKDKENKFLCVLMSDWFNFHGHMCIAFELLGKNTFEFLKENNFQPYPLPHVRHMAYQLCHALRFLHENQLTHTDLKPENILFVNSEFETLYNEHKSCEEKAVKNTSIRVADFGSATFDHEHHTTIVATRHYRPPEVILELGWAQPCDVWSIGCILFEYYRGFTLFQTHENREHLVMMEKILGPIPSHMIHRTRKQKYFYKGGLVWDENSSDGRYVKENCKPLKSYMLEDALEHVQLFDLMRKMLEFDPAQRITLAEALLHPFFAGLTPEERSFHTSRNPSR